The DNA window GCCTGGAGGCCCTGGGTGCCTACGGGCTAGACGGGCCTCCCTCTGACTCAGCAGGGCATTTCGGACCCGAGGGGAGGAAGTAGTTAGGAAGGAGGTGGCTCTCACCCACCGCCTCACAGGGAGCCGGCCTAGTGATGGTCTCCACACTGATCCCCAAGGCatgggctggggggagagggttGCAGGAGGGGACAGACAGGACCAAACTGAGGTCTAGAGGCAGAGACTCATCAGAGTGAGTCCGGCAGGATGAGGGCTGCCCCCTTCTGCACAGGGACCCCAGTCCAGCCTTGGTGGGGGCGACGGGACCCCTCCTGTCCACAGCAGACTCCTGCAAGGCCCTCAGTTGGCTCCTGGGGGTCTCCGAGGGACAGAGCTCACCTGGCCGCCCAGGCTGGGACGCCCtgctgtgctcagaaccccctgCATTCTTCCAGGCCGGCAATCAGGGGAGGTAGAAGTAGGACACCCCGTGGCCCCAGACAATTACCGGCCTATTTTCCCATTTTGTGGCAACAAGACTGAGCTGGGCAATTAGGCCTCCTGCAgccttcaccccctcccccacctcctctatTTAAATGATAATGAGGACGGCCAGGTCTCTGCGGGGCTCTCCTGCAGCCGGGGTTCAATCAAACTAAGGCCCTGTCCAGGGGCCCCTCCtccactccagccctggctgcgtCCACCCATCCCCTTCCTCTAAGCTCTGGGTCCTGGACCCCCATGGAGAGGGTCGCCAAGTTCCCCCACCACAGGCCAAATCCTGGGTTGACCCCACGTTGGATCCCAGGCCACCTCCAGGGACCTGTTTTCGGGACACTAAAGGTGCGTCTTCAGACTCAGGAAACCTCAGCATCCGGGTTGCCCACCACCCGCTGTCCCAGGGGCAGAAGGGGGTAGGGGACCCGGCTTCCGCAGGTGACCTGCAGTCCCAGGTCTAGCAGGTACCTGCTGCAGGGCGCAGGCCTGCTCACCTagtgcccacctccccacccaatCCTGCCACCAGCCTGCACCTGCCCAGCGGGGTGGGGGTCTCATCCCCACCCCCTGTGCAGCCTCCATGGGCTCCTGCCCCTTTGAAGCTCAAGCCTTGCTCCTCCTCTAAATCCCTCCCAACGGGAAGGCCCAAATAGCGAGAAGCTCTTTACTGGCTGCTGGCGGTGTGTGCGGAAGGCTGGCCCTGGACTCATCCGCCTGGGGTACTCACGTCACTGAGCTGGTCCCGGGAGGTGCTCCGCCGGGAGCTGGTGGCTTCAAGGAAGCTGTCGTCCTCACTGTTGTGGTCAGCCCCTCTGGACACGGCGGCCTTCATCTGGGGACAGGATAGGCAGCTCAGCACAAAGACAGAGTCCCCCATGTGTAACTGGGCCAGGGCACAGCCAGGGTctggtccccagccccacccaaagGGGCTGAACCCAGGGTAGGAGCAAGGAAGGGGCGCTGCCCAGGGGAAAGAGACACACCAGAGAGCACCCAGCCCCCACGCAGCTCAAGGACGGGAATCTGCAGCCAATCTGGGCCCCTCTTCCACCCTGTGTATGACTTCAAGGTTCCCCAGGGGGTGCCCCACCCCCTGCgccacaccaggcagggaggCCGGTGGCAGCGCCCCCTCAGACCTGTCCTCAACCACAGGCTGGCGTCAGGCCAGGGTGTGGACGGCTGTGGGACCCCCTGGGACCCAGGGCCCCTCTGTGCCTTAGTCCGGTCACCTGCTGTCTCCCACAGAGCAGCCCCACCGGACACTGGGTGCCCCCACCACAGGAGGAGCGGGGCCCGTGGGGTGGAGCCGACAAAGAGGGCAGTGGGCCCAGGGTGCTGCgtgctcttttctttccacttgGAAGACGCGTCTACCCTCACGAAGCTGCAGAGAGGAGCTCGCCCGGCCCCGgccagccccccctccccctggggcTCCCCTGTGACCCTGCCCACAGTGAGGTCTGGGCAGACGCTGACACGGGGCCTCCATCTGCCAGTATGGTGTCTCCTGGGGAGAGGCCAGTGCTGTGGTTCTCGGCCAGCACGCAGCCCAGCACGCCGTGACCCCTGTCCCAtgtgctgcccctgccccacaggaTCAGCACGGGGACACCAAAGGGTGTGCAACGAGGGTCAGCGGGGCACTGGCTGTGCTCCAGAACGCGGTTCTCGAGTCTTGGGAACCCCTGGTGGCGGGGCCCCTCCTGCAGGCCCAGCAGCAGGCTCTGCCAGAATCCCCTCAGAGCCTCTGCTCCCCGGGGCCCCTCAGACCCTGAGATAGGGTTGCAGCCCCCAAAGCCAGAGGCCCCACGCCGTGTGACGAGCAAAGCATGAAGCACCGGACAGAGCAGCATCCACCcgcagcctgggccctggggaggcaAGGCCTCCGGGCGGCCCCAGCCCCAAGCGTGCAGGGGTGGCGAAGCCCTGATTTCTGTCTCCAGGGCAGAGCCTAAATGGTCTGGTTGTCCTGGGGCCCTGCCTGCTTCCTAGCTGCTCAGGAGCCATGCTGGCCATCCACACCAGGGGCCGGTCCTGCCATGCCTCTGTccccagaaggaacaagagacAGATCAGCATCGGGGCGCCCGCAAGTCCACGCTCAGGGCCAGAGGGCGCTCTGACTTAGGTCCATCTACGCGCCTGCCCACCAGTGCACCCCTCCGGTGCTCGCTAAGTGCCCACCAGCTGGCTCTGTCCTGGGCAGTGGACAAAACGCCTGCAAAGAGGAGGCTACCGCTGGCCCGCAGATGGCCCAGGTGCTGAGGAAGGACCAGCAGGGGAGAAGGACTAGTTCTGGGCTCGAGTGGGGAGGTGGACCAAGAGGCGGGGTAAGGGGGCTGGCTGGAGAGAGAAGCCCTAACCTGTGAGATGTGATCTGGCACCTGGGTTTGCTGGGGTGCAGACACACCCCCACTGGCTGCAGCCACCAACAGTGTGACACCAGGCTCACAGCACTCCCCAGCGTCACCGTGGGCACCTGCAAGGTAGCGCCTCACCGGAAGGTGCCCCCGAAGGCGGGGAGAGGACCCTCCCTTAGACTGGCAAGCATGGCTGGGGCACTGCCATCAGACCCATGGGGTGAGGGACGTCGGTCACCTGGGGTCCTGTGCTTTGGGGTAGGAGCAGTGGGGCCCCCGCGCCCCTCCCCCATAGGGCCCAAGCACACGTGCGGGGCGGGGGGTCTGTCTCCCAGGCTGCCAAACCCACTCTCAGAGGCGACACGGGGCTCCACCCGCAATCAGACCCACTAGGGTGGCCGGTCCAGGGGCCCTGCTGAGACCGGCAGAACCCACAGGTGCCGCAGGCAGCTCCCCAGGCTGTGGGCATCAGGAAAACGGAACCATGCAAGGAGGTGCCTGCACCCCTCACTCTCCTCAGCCCTGGGGAGTGTCTGGCAGTCTCACCCTCAGACCAGCCCGTGGCACGGAGCCCTTGGGAGCGCATGCGAGCACAGacagggctggggcagctggagcGCACTCCCCGCCAGGTACAcgccagggaggggtggggcataGGGCCTCCAGGATGAAGAGGGAGGGGTGGCCTGGGAGTTCTgggaagggagccctggctgaggCCACCGGAAGACTCCTGCTGACCAGCCGAGGGACAGGCCCCGGGGCCGCAGGGGTGGGAGCAGTGCACAGAGGTCCTGGACTGGCCAAACCAGCAACCTCCCCCAGCCGCAGGGGGCCAGACACCGTCTGGCGGAGGGACTTGGACCTGTGTCCCCAGGTCCACTCCACAACGACCCTGCAGTAGTTGACACAGACTGCTGGCGGCCCAGGTGCCCCACCCTGTGTCTACATGCAACACGCACAAACACGTGTGCACAACCCAGGATGCACCAGCCCTCACAGCTGCTCCCCCGGAACACCCTCCAGGTGCAAGCCTCGCCCCCAGGGGTCCGGCTTCCTATGTCTGGGTCCCAGGCTTCCGCCCACGCCGCAGGCTCCAGTATGCACCCCCGGGGATCGAGAGGCCCCGCTCAGTGGCATGGTGGCAGGCGGCCTGACTCCCAGCGAAGGTGAAGCAGGTGACCCCGCTGGCCCACTAGACTGGGCGAGGAGCTCGCCCTGCCCATGGTCCCCACTCTTTCCGGCACCCAGCGGGCTCTGTGGGCCTGGCTCTAACCCAGAGCAGGTGCCCCCATCAGCCTAAGTCGGGGGACAGTCCCTCCACCCAAAGCCCTCACAGTGCTGGGCCACGCAggggcagcccccaggccctccctTATTCCCTGGAGCCTCTCAACCCCTTGGGCTCCCTGCCCCTACCTCActcccagagctgtggcctcccccccatcccccaccactcTGCCCGGGAAGCCCCTGCAGGACCCCAGgcctcactgccccccaccccatgtgcTCTTTCCTCCGGCAACAAGCACCCAGTTCCCTGGGCTCAGCGAGActggccccccgcccccccaccccagcagggacGGCAGGGCAGTCACACATTCACTGTTCTGCTGAAGGagccctgccctgcaggccccagcacccaccctggGACCTGGGGAGCCTGGGTGGGCCTCCTGCAGACGGTGCCCCCCCGCGGAGGGCGGGCGGAGGGGGTGTGCTCCCACCACCACCGCCCGCAGCCCTGGCGCCCCGAGACccctgctggtgagaatgcacaGCAGCAGCCAGGCAGGCGGGAGTGGGTCGGGGGGCACACGGCACTCCAGGGAAGTGGAGTAGGTGGCCCTCTCCTGGGCGCTAGCACCACCCGGGTTACGCGTGTGAACCAGCTCCTTCCAGAAGTTGTTCCTAGGCGCCCTCCTCTCCTGCACCCACCAGGTGGACCAAGGGCCCTTCAGGCTCCCAGAGCATCGAGTGAAGCATGTCTGTCTCCCGCGTTGGCAGAGAGGAGGGCTCAGGCCGTGCGCAGGGATGACCACGTGTCCCCAAGGCCAACACGGTGTCAGGGAGCAGGCTGCTGCCCTCTGAGGCTGGCCACCCCTCCATTCCTCCAGTTTCCACCGGGATTCGGACAAGTAGGCAGGCGGGTGAGCAGACGTGGGGCGCGGTGGAAGCGTGTCCTCCCCCAGAGCGGACCAGAGGCCCCCGGCCTGCTCCATTGCTGTGCCCATCTGCCCAAAGGCCCAACGACCCGGTCCACACCACCagcacctccctccacccagcccccagctgtcCCAGACTGCCCAGCGCCTGCTCAGCGTGAGTTTTCAAAAACAGTACATCAGCTCAAGTCACTGTGCTGCTTAAAACCCCACAGTGGCCCCCAGGCAGGGACATCTGCACTGTGACCAGCCCCAGGGTCCCACCCTATACCCTCGCACGCACCAGgcactcaccccccccccccgcacgaCTGCAGGCCCCAGGCACCAGGGTCAGAGTCACCGAGTGTCCGAGCGCTGTGACTGGAGGCCCTGCCAGGACAGCTGCCCCATGAGGGGACCCGGGCCCACGTGCAGCACCACTGCCATGCGCACAGCACAGGGTCCGAGACGGACACGAGGGGCTGAGCCCAAGGTTATGTCCCACAGTGGGCGGGCACTTCAGGGCCCGTGGTGAGGATGGCGGGCGGGGCACAGCAGGGGGACCCTTGGGAGTCCCACtgcagccccccaacccccgccacaGCCCGGGTATgaggaggagctggggacagGAACCGTTCACATTCGTAGCGGCCAGACTTTGACGTGCTCCGTGGCTCCCAGCGTGGCTCTAAGACTTTACTTGAATCACTCACTAATCCCAAACGCCCTGCAGGAGGGTGGCCCCCAAGGCCACATAGCCAGTTCACAGCTCTGCGGGTTCCCAACCAGATGCGTGCCTGCTGGGGGATGGGTGGGAACCTTCTGGAAGGACTTCTGGAAGCCCATCTGGCAACTGCCTCGTGAGTGATGACACCTGCACATGGCAGACAAGCTGGCACTGCAGACAGACGTGGCAAGGAGCGCAGACGGCCAACCCACAGCGCTTCCAGAGTTCTCCCACCGACCCCTTGTCTCGGCCCCTCAGCCCGGCTCGGGGCTATAGGCCTGGCAGGGCGCAGGTGGGAAACAGGCTGACCACCACCCAGGCCCCGAGGACCTTGTGGGGCATGTCCCAGACCCAGGGCTGAGGGTGGAAGGAACCTTTCAGAACAAGTGGGCTCCTCGGAGGAGACTCACGGCACACGGGCAGGGAAGCAGGAGGCGGGGAGGCCAGCAGTTGCCAGCTACTGTCTCCCTGGGGGGAAGGGTCAAGGCCACAGCCACAGATTCTGGCCCCGAGCCacctggggcagaggctgggctcAGCCCCTCCTGTTTGTCTCGGGTGAGTTCCTGAGCTGCTTCCGGATCCTGGTCTGAGAAACGGGGCATCAGGAGGTCCACCTCCCAGGGACGGGTGCGGGAGCCACAGAGGGCTGGCAGCACGGCAGTGCAGGCCAGCACGAGGTTTCAGGTCGGTGTCACTACGGATGGGGGTCCCTCAGGGCCCAGAAGGGCTGTGCCCCACACCTTACCGGCCAGTCCCTGTGCTCACATGCTTAATGACACTATTTTCAACCTGGGGAACTAAAGTACAACATCGGGACGAATCTCtctcatcctggctggtgtggcgcagtggactGAGCGCCCGCCTGCAGACCAAACGGCCGGAATCctggttggatccccagtcagggcacaggcctgggttacaggctgggtccccagtagctggcacgtgagaagcaaccacacatggatgtttctctccctccctttctccctcccttcccctgtttaaaaataaacaaacaatcattaaaaaagaagaaagagtccGATGAAACTCTCCTTTTCAGTTTTACATGGCCCCTGGAGCACCCACAGCTGCATGGCTGCCGAGCCCCATGCCTCACACAGGGTTCTCCACTCTGCCCGCGTCTGCCTGTGGGTCTGAGCCTCAGAGCCTCAGAGCTGGCTGCTAAGCAGGGCCCTGGCCTCAgccttcaccccccacccctacccccgcaGGCCTGGGACACAGTTCTTGCCAATTCCCCCCAGGCAAGGGTGGTGGCCAGTCGGTAGTCTTCCTCACAACTGCCTGGCTTTAGGGACCTGCCAGGGTGTCTGCGGGTGACCACATCTTCCCATCCCGGGAGGGGACCCGGCCAGTGTCCCGGCCCAGCAGCTGCACGCCTGCCTGCCTCTTCTCTTCTCACACCGAGCGACTGAACCACGTTCTGTCTGCCATTTAAACGGGGGCCCCGCCGGCCAGGGCGCCTGCTTTGCTCAGGATGCCCACTCATGCTGGGAACTGTGCCTGGCGACGGTGGCACTCACAGCAAGCTCCTTAGCAAGCGGTGAGCCGTTGAGGGGCTCATCTTGCCCAGGTGTTTACCGCATGGAGGGACAGGACCTGTCAGGAGTGACTGGGCATGCACCGCACACACCGGAGGCCAGGGCCCCCAGGCGCAGCCCCCCAGgtgcggccccacactcacagGGCAGATGAGCTGCTCCCAGGAACCCTACCAGCCTGGCCTACGTGGTGCGGGCGGCGCACAGACCCACCCGGAGGACTAGGAGCCGTCGATCTGCCAGGGGCCACCCATGCCCATGCCGCCCACCAGTAGACAGACCCCAGGGATCTTCAGCACCTGCACGGTAAATTGTTTTGGTGGCACTGTCCCGGGTCTGGCAGAATACGTCCCCACCCTGACAACCACCAGAGCCACTGCTGTCACGCGAGTCTGTCATGGGCTGGCCAGGGGCTCTCGTCTactgagggccagcctgcaggtggggaggcagaggcaggggcctggcaggGCACAGCGCCCAGGCCCCAGTCTCGACCCAAGGGGCCCCGGGGGCAGCAGGGCCCACCCCTGGACCTCCAAGGTGCCCCTCAAAGACTCCTTCCATCCTCACAGCTGGGGGGCCACATCGGTCATGGGGCCAGAGCAGCTGCCAGGCCCAAACCTCTGCcaccagggccacacagctgtgTCCCTCAGCCAACAAGGGGGCTCATACCCTTAGATTTAGCCTCCACCGTGTCCTAGCTGCCGCATGCACGGCAAACCCCGACTGCAGCCCTGGCCACGCAGaacctgccctgccctccagcaaCACAGGCACCCCGGGGCCGGCTCCTACGGATGGCCGCCCCGTGGCAAGCGGGCACCTGCCCCGCGGTCACCGCCCTCAGGGCCCCAGCACTGTGAGCCTGAGGCGGCTGTGGTCATGGGGGCGGCCCTTCCACTCTCAGGGGGAACTCAGCCCCTTCCTCAGCCAGCGATCACGCAGCGAGCAGTGGAGGCCCAGGGCTCACCCACCCCAGGCTCACAGAGGGGCATCCAGATGCAGATGAAGCAGGgggtccagccctggctgtggggcccccaaggctctgccctttccccaccctctcccctacTAAGTGCGCTCAGGAGCCTTGGCCCACGCACCCAGAGCGGAGTACCACgccgtcctgcaaaccaaaaggtcgccggttcaattgcCAGGGAGCACACCTGGGTCTCGGgctggggacgtgtgagaggcagccgatcagtgtttctcacgtTGATGTGTATCTCCcgttgtccctccctccccttctaaaaataaacaagacctttttaaaacagaaaggcAGGGCTGCAGCATCCACACTTGTCCTTGGGTTGCGCCCAGATACCCATACCCGTGTGCTCTGGGTTGCAGCACAGAGACACTCCCAATGCCCCACAGGCCGGGCGGGTTCAGGGTAGGGCGTGTACACACAGCCGGAGtctcctcccagggcaggggcacAAGGGCCAGGGCAGAAGCCTGATCCTGAGGGCAGTGAGGGCGAGCCGAGACCCCAAGCCCACAGTGCGGGACACAAACGAGGTGAGTCCAGGGGCACCGTCACCAGTCACAGACAATCACCGCGCGCACGGCCCACCTGTCTGTTAAATCACAAACACTGATGCGGTTGTAAAAATAATGGCATGgcactttttattctctttaatcAGAAAAATAGGCCCCTCATTTCTGGGAGGCCCTGGATGAGGACCAGGGTGTCAGGCTGCAGAGTGGACCCCACCCGGCTGGTCAGGACCGCTATCGGGCCAGGTTCTTCACAAGCGAGTGAGGACAGGCACCTCTGCAGGCAGGGTCAGCTCTGGATGGGGCCAGCACAGCCAGGAGACACGGGTGCACggggcccacaggatcctggccagggcagcccagGGGGCAAAGCTACTCTCCAAAGAGGGCTGCGGCCCCCGCCCAGGGTCCCCAGAATCTGGCAAGTCCGAGCTCTGGGCGCAGGCCTGCCCTGTGCCAAGTCAGGGGCAGTGGCTGGGGAGGAGGCAAGAAAGCCTGTAGTGTGAGGTCTGTCCCAACAGGGGACATCTGGGGGGCGGTGGGGCCAACAGAGGGAAGGCTGCAGAGCTGGGCGGCAGTGCCTGACAGGCTCCAGTGCTTGGCTACACGGTGGAGGGGAGTCCTGGGAAAGACCCTCCTTGCTGCCAGGAGCTTCTACTTGATCACAGGACTCCTGAGTGGCCCTCCCCATGGCCACGGGACCCTGGAGGTGGAGCAAGGCTGACAGGGCCTGAGGCCCGGCTCCTGCTGGGCCCTGGTTCTGTCTGGGGTTGAGGAACACACACtgaccagagggggaggggcccaTGGCGGTCTGCAGCTCACACACAGCTCACGagccacacccacacacacagccacGTGCACACCTGGGGCCAAGGTGCGCGGCGTGTACAAGGACACGTGGCACTtcagaggcacagaaagacagagggacccccagcagcccctccccttgGGGCGGGCACGTCACAAAGCAGCGGGCAcggggggagcagggcaggcatgGCGGGAGGGGGGAGACATGGggtcctctcctctcttcctggcgcaggcaggcctggggctggcggCGGCCCAGGTGGGGCTCCCGCCTCTGCAGAGCCTCGGTTTCCAAGCGCACACAGTCTGGCCTGCCTGGAGAAGACCAACCAGCTGGCCACACAGCTCAGGCCGAAGGGTGAGACGGCCGGGCCAGGCTTGCCCCGTGCGGCCATAGGCGGGTAGTCTGGACGACAGGCATCAGGCTCCTGGGCTCACATAGGGGGCATGACGGGCCACCGAGGGGGTGGAGGATCGAGTCCGCCGTGACCTCAGGGGCCAGCAGGGACGGCCCAGGCCCGGGAGCGAGGGCTGGGGCTGACGGCCCTGAACCAGGTCCAGGAGGGAGCGCCGCCTCGGCTGGCTCAGGGGTCCCAGGAGCGGCCGGCGGGGCGGAGCTGGCTGTCCCAGCAGTGAGGGGCGCTTGGGGATGGGGAGCAAAGGCTGGGGTTTGCAGGGTGGGCTCGGGCCCAGAAGTGACTGTGGGGGCTGGCAGGGCTGTTTGGGGTGCAGGAGGGGCCGCTTTCGTCGGCAGTTCTGTTCTGGGCCCAGGAGTGGCCGCTTGGGTGGGTGAGGCTGTTCGAGTCCCAGGAGCGGCTGCTTCTGGTGGCGCGGCTGTGTGGAGCTCAGCAGTGAAGGTTTGTGGGACCCATGCTTCTCTGGGGCCTCAACTAATTGCTGGGGCTGACAGAGGCCCAGCAGGGACCGCCGGGGCTGACCGGGCTGACCCAGGAGGGACCTTCGGGGCTGGCATGGGGCGGGGAGTGCCTGTCGGGGGCAGCAGCACTGGCCTGAGAGGGAGCTGCAGGGCCGGCAGCGGGGGCGCAGTGTGAGGAGTGACTGAGGGGGTTGGCAGCGGGGGCAGTGGGCGGGCGGGGGCCCACACCGCTCTCCGGAAGATGTATTGCTGGGCTGGCTGTGCACACACGGGGCCACGCAGGACCACGTGGGCCAACAGTGGTGCCAGAGGGCCAGCAGGGAGCGCAGGGGTCGACAGAGGTGGCAGGGGGCCGGGAGGGAACGCGGGGGACGACAGAGGTGGCAGGGGGCCGGGAGGGAACGCAGGGGACGACAGTGCTGCCTGGGGCCTAGAAGCGCCCACCGTGGCCTGCAGGGCTGAGCCAGGAGTGACCGTTGGGGCCGGCTGTGCTGATCTGGGGCTGGAAGCAGCCGCTGGGGCCGACAGGGCTGACCTGGGCCCAGAAGTGACCGCCGGGGTGCGCTGCGCTGACCTGGGCCCAGGAGTGACCGCTGGGGCGCGCTGCGCTGACCCGGGAGTGGCTgctggggctggcagggctgCCCGGGGTCCGGGACCGCCCGGCTGGGCTGGCAGCGCTGACACGGGGCTGGGAGTGACccctggggctggctgggctggagctgctgcGGGCGCTGGGCCGGGCCGGTCTGGTCCCAGGGGTTGGCTGGGAGCGGCCCCCCTTCTGGGGAGCACACCTGCATGGAAGAAAGAGCACGTGTCCACCTGGGCCAGTGTGCCTGCAGACCCCCCGTCCAGCCCGGCCCAGACATGCTGCCCCGCACCAGCAGCCCAGTCCCTGGTGGGCTGAAGGGGAACATGAGACACAGAGGAGACCCTCCCTGAGAGAAGGCGCAAACCAGCGAGTCCCGAAGGGGAGAGCAGCCACTGTGCGGAGCCA is part of the Desmodus rotundus isolate HL8 chromosome 7, HLdesRot8A.1, whole genome shotgun sequence genome and encodes:
- the FBRSL1 gene encoding fibrosin-1-like protein isoform X9: MEAKVRQSRRSRAQRDRGRRREAARDGRDRSASSGDEPEPGPGKENAGLPRAPPPRAPAAARPPRRRRRESSSQEEEVIDGFAIASFSTLEALERDMALKPHERKERWERRLVKKSRESETCPSAEPSENGRPLEAGSPEQDLEPPCEQGKKAPLQPAQQVCSPEGGPLPANPWDQTGPAQRPQQLQPSQPQGSLPAPCQRCQPSRAVPDPGQPCQPQQPLPGQRSAPQRSLLGPGQRSAPRRSLLGPGQPCRPQRLLPAPDQHSRPQRSLLAQPCRPRWALLGPRQHCRPLRSLPAPCHLCRPPRSLPAPCHLCRPLRSLLALWHHCWPTWSCVAPCVHSQPSNTSSGERCGPPPAHCPRCQPPQSLLTLRPRCRPCSSLSGQCCCPRQALPAPCQPRRSLLGQPGQPRRSLLGLCQPQQLVEAPEKHGSHKPSLLSSTQPRHQKQPLLGLEQPHPPKRPLLGPEQNCRRKRPLLHPKQPCQPPQSLLGPSPPCKPQPLLPIPKRPSLLGQPAPPRRPLLGPLSQPRRRSLLDLVQGRQPQPSLPGLGRPCWPLRSRRTRSSTPSVARHAPYVSPGA